From the Maioricimonas rarisocia genome, one window contains:
- a CDS encoding DUF3618 domain-containing protein: MTTREELESRYSNGELDRSPKGIHEDIRETRREMDETIDALDERLSPSRLLDDVLDYFRTTEGADKGKVAARQVRRYGKSAVRHIKRNPIPALMSVAGLAWLLFEDDDVEDEYESEWDDLHEHSGSYVDARTGEPYADDCEAQWKQEVAAWNSNYDWQQSGEDEQTWSKRTQEALDGLTRELQDTSKKTGDRLRLAAAKVVAFSGHKRKEIQSRWRSLSEHSGSYVDARTGEPYDASYGREWQNLAACDFCADHEWSEEDEANWSEKSRLALEEIQRGLRDKQATAKQKMQKVAARIGEFVGSTRDMSAEYGQSTMDGLRGAASASGERMSEWGRAGSRAGAAAGRRAQSAGRQMKRGGRKMSRKVQDGYSYSQDRAAEAMDEYPLAVGAGVLAAGLLAGLLLPRTRREDELMGETSDRLMRRAQEEGEEMLERGQQVAARTAEAAMDEAERQGLSPRDVRESVEEAAHEVKERVTESATQVASRAKQTAREETDQQVEEYSSSNEPSDR; encoded by the coding sequence ATGACGACCCGCGAAGAACTCGAGAGCCGATATTCGAACGGAGAGCTCGACCGCAGTCCGAAGGGAATCCACGAGGATATCCGGGAGACGCGGCGGGAGATGGATGAAACGATCGACGCGCTGGACGAACGGCTCAGTCCGTCCCGCCTGCTGGATGACGTGCTCGACTACTTCCGCACCACGGAGGGAGCCGACAAAGGTAAGGTCGCGGCCCGCCAGGTTCGCCGTTACGGCAAGTCGGCGGTCCGGCACATCAAACGGAATCCGATTCCCGCCTTGATGAGCGTCGCCGGCCTCGCCTGGCTGCTGTTCGAAGATGACGATGTCGAAGATGAGTACGAGTCGGAGTGGGACGACCTTCACGAGCATAGCGGCTCGTACGTCGATGCCCGCACCGGCGAGCCGTACGCCGACGACTGCGAAGCGCAGTGGAAGCAGGAAGTGGCTGCCTGGAATTCCAATTACGACTGGCAGCAGTCCGGCGAGGATGAGCAGACCTGGTCGAAGCGGACCCAGGAGGCACTCGACGGACTGACCCGGGAGCTGCAGGACACGTCAAAGAAGACGGGAGACCGTCTCCGCCTGGCTGCGGCGAAGGTCGTGGCATTCTCCGGGCATAAGCGGAAGGAGATCCAGTCGCGGTGGCGCAGCCTGAGTGAGCACAGCGGCTCCTACGTGGATGCGCGGACCGGCGAACCGTATGACGCTTCCTACGGCCGCGAGTGGCAGAATCTGGCTGCGTGCGACTTCTGCGCCGACCATGAGTGGTCGGAAGAGGACGAGGCGAACTGGTCGGAGAAGTCCCGGCTGGCTCTGGAGGAGATTCAGCGCGGCCTGCGGGACAAACAGGCGACCGCGAAGCAGAAGATGCAGAAGGTGGCTGCCCGGATCGGCGAGTTCGTCGGGAGCACGCGGGACATGTCGGCCGAGTACGGACAGTCCACGATGGACGGTCTCCGCGGCGCTGCCAGCGCCTCGGGCGAACGAATGTCAGAATGGGGCCGTGCCGGGTCGCGTGCAGGGGCGGCAGCCGGCCGCCGAGCACAAAGTGCTGGGCGTCAGATGAAACGTGGCGGCCGAAAGATGAGCCGCAAGGTTCAGGACGGGTACTCCTACAGCCAGGATCGTGCTGCCGAGGCGATGGACGAATACCCCCTCGCCGTAGGAGCTGGCGTCCTGGCGGCCGGACTTCTGGCCGGGTTGCTGTTGCCGCGGACGCGTCGCGAAGACGAGTTGATGGGGGAGACATCTGATCGGCTCATGCGTCGGGCACAGGAAGAGGGAGAGGAGATGCTCGAACGTGGCCAGCAGGTGGCGGCCCGCACGGCGGAAGCGGCAATGGACGAAGCCGAACGCCAGGGTCTTTCACCGCGTGACGTGCGGGAGTCAGTGGAAGAGGCCGCTCATGAGGTCAAGGAGCGGGTAACGGAATCGGCCACCCAGGTGGCCAGTCGGGCAAAGCAGACGGCCCGCGAAGAGACCGACCAGCAGGTCGAAGAGTACTCGTCAAGCAACGAGCCCTCGGACCGCTGA
- a CDS encoding transthyretin-like family protein yields MTPILLLLVLSACSSEDEWTKNLPETVPATGVILLDGEPVEGASVVFAPVPPDNYPANALTDSSGRFELKAFPSKDGAVPGSYQVGVSRTVEVSADSMSADQLGEDAAHAAESPTSGVNWINALPNQYANPTMSGIELTIPDDGTSDLKIELSSAP; encoded by the coding sequence ATGACCCCGATACTTCTACTGCTCGTTCTTTCTGCCTGTTCGTCGGAGGATGAATGGACGAAGAATCTGCCGGAGACCGTTCCGGCGACCGGCGTCATCCTGCTCGACGGCGAACCGGTCGAGGGAGCCTCTGTCGTCTTCGCTCCCGTCCCTCCGGACAATTACCCGGCGAATGCACTGACTGACTCGTCCGGACGATTCGAACTCAAAGCGTTTCCCTCCAAAGATGGAGCGGTACCGGGCAGCTACCAGGTCGGCGTCTCGAGAACCGTCGAGGTCTCGGCCGATTCGATGTCTGCCGATCAGCTTGGAGAGGACGCGGCTCACGCTGCCGAATCGCCAACCTCTGGTGTCAACTGGATCAATGCCCTGCCCAATCAGTATGCCAATCCGACCATGTCCGGTATCGAACTGACCATTCCCGACGACGGCACCAGCGATCTGAAAATCGAGCTGTCCTCAGCACCGTGA
- a CDS encoding DUF1559 domain-containing protein: MRCAPTRRRSTSSGFTLIELLVVIAIIAILIALLLPAVQQAREAARRTQCRNNLKQLGLALHNYHDVYGQFPARQGGSGTIPSGQHRARMSAFVALLPYYDQGALYNTIMDNQTAPWADSPWWNQVIGMLNCPSDAGERQPHGGGPRGRYSYGFSGGDNYLASIPDAGVRTGSSPDGPMPNRGMFGKQATVRLRDVIDGSSNTIAMAERSRPHSSRSIGMVAVDASGDPSTFSPISCASFFDGTFYASTAAMFTQDTSPGYRWGDGAAFFHAVTTILPPNSALCLIGNPAWQSGGGHYGPGIWTPTSEHEGGIFALMGDGAVRFISENIDAGNIAVTAPDPLSVSISPYGVWGALGTKAGGEVIAEF; encoded by the coding sequence ATGCGCTGCGCACCGACACGCCGCAGGTCAACATCGTCCGGATTCACGCTGATCGAACTGCTCGTCGTCATCGCGATTATCGCGATCCTGATTGCACTACTGCTCCCGGCGGTGCAGCAGGCGCGCGAAGCAGCGCGACGCACCCAGTGTCGGAACAACCTCAAACAGCTCGGGCTTGCGCTCCACAACTATCACGACGTCTATGGTCAGTTCCCGGCCCGGCAGGGTGGCAGTGGAACAATCCCCTCCGGACAGCATCGTGCCCGCATGAGTGCCTTCGTCGCTCTGCTCCCCTATTACGATCAAGGGGCTCTGTATAACACGATCATGGACAATCAGACCGCCCCCTGGGCCGACAGTCCCTGGTGGAACCAGGTGATCGGGATGCTCAACTGTCCCAGCGATGCGGGTGAGCGACAGCCGCACGGCGGCGGCCCCCGCGGCAGATACAGCTACGGTTTCAGCGGCGGCGACAACTACCTCGCCTCAATCCCCGACGCCGGCGTGAGAACAGGATCCTCTCCGGATGGACCGATGCCCAACCGTGGTATGTTCGGCAAACAGGCCACCGTCCGTCTCCGCGACGTTATCGATGGCTCCAGCAACACCATCGCCATGGCCGAACGGTCCCGGCCGCACAGCTCCCGTTCGATCGGTATGGTTGCCGTCGACGCCAGCGGCGACCCCAGCACCTTCAGCCCGATCAGTTGTGCGTCATTCTTCGACGGAACGTTCTATGCCAGCACCGCCGCGATGTTCACACAGGACACCTCTCCCGGCTATCGCTGGGGGGACGGAGCGGCCTTCTTCCACGCCGTCACGACAATCCTGCCCCCCAACTCGGCGCTCTGCCTCATCGGCAATCCGGCCTGGCAGAGCGGTGGCGGTCATTACGGGCCGGGCATCTGGACGCCAACCAGCGAGCATGAGGGGGGCATTTTTGCCCTTATGGGAGACGGAGCCGTCCGGTTCATCAGCGAGAACATCGACGCCGGAAACATCGCCGTCACGGCTCCCGACCCGCTCTCGGTCAGTATCAGTCCCTACGGCGTGTGGGGAGCGCTGGGCACCAAGGCCGGAGGCGAGGTCATCGCCGAATTCTGA
- a CDS encoding SufS family cysteine desulfurase has product MPQLEPITIDELIEEFEFLGEWEDQCRYLIELGEELPDLPASEKTEANRVHGCQSQVWFVPEIAAENGSTRINLRAKSDARIVDGLIVVLLTLANGKAPQEILDTQFRDTFAELGLENHLVPQRRNGLYSMVERLRAIARGCLEAEGLTPTAEPEIRSGSPAPSALQVSDDDADVKKKPLDVESVRAQFPALQQTLPSGMPVIYLDTAASAQKPQCVIDKEREVYEQYYANAYRGVYRFGDRVSSEIEHSREKVRQFIGAEHIEEIAFTSGTTMAINIVANGWGRRFLEAGDEILLNEMEHHANFVPWQWVAQATGAVLRFIPLTDDGQLDLDRLDEVLSEKTKIVAVTGMSNVLGTVPPITEIARRAKAVGAKILVDGAQNVPHMPVNVVGEGIDFLAFSGHKLYGPSGVGVLYGRRELLEEMDPFLCGGHMIDRVYKDHSEWAALPAKFEAGTLPIAQAIALGRAIEFVEDLSLCAIHTHEQNVLRYATERLGEIPGLKVYGPSPGHKGAICSFTVENAAAQDLAQLLDLKGVCVRHGHHCTMPLHDLLGVPATVRASFGLYNTANDVDVLIDALQSARKQLHLA; this is encoded by the coding sequence GTGCCGCAGCTCGAGCCGATCACCATTGACGAGCTGATCGAAGAGTTCGAATTCCTGGGGGAGTGGGAAGACCAGTGCCGCTACCTCATCGAACTCGGCGAAGAGCTTCCCGATCTGCCCGCCAGCGAAAAAACCGAGGCAAACCGGGTGCACGGCTGCCAGTCCCAGGTCTGGTTCGTCCCCGAAATCGCGGCTGAGAACGGCTCCACCCGCATCAACCTGCGCGCCAAAAGCGACGCACGCATTGTCGACGGACTGATCGTCGTCCTGCTCACGCTTGCCAATGGCAAGGCGCCCCAGGAGATCCTCGACACACAGTTCCGCGACACATTCGCCGAGCTCGGCCTCGAAAACCACCTCGTGCCGCAGCGTCGCAACGGCCTGTACTCGATGGTCGAACGGCTCCGTGCGATCGCCCGCGGCTGCCTTGAAGCCGAAGGACTGACGCCCACGGCCGAGCCGGAAATTCGCAGCGGTTCGCCTGCCCCATCGGCTCTGCAGGTCTCCGATGACGATGCGGACGTCAAGAAAAAGCCGCTCGATGTCGAATCTGTTCGGGCCCAGTTCCCTGCCCTGCAGCAGACACTCCCGTCCGGAATGCCGGTCATCTACCTCGATACCGCTGCCTCGGCCCAGAAGCCGCAATGCGTGATCGACAAGGAACGGGAAGTCTACGAGCAGTACTACGCAAACGCCTACCGCGGTGTGTACCGCTTCGGCGACCGTGTCAGCAGCGAGATCGAGCACTCCCGCGAGAAGGTGCGGCAGTTCATTGGTGCCGAGCACATCGAGGAAATCGCCTTCACCTCCGGGACCACGATGGCGATCAATATCGTCGCCAACGGCTGGGGCCGCAGGTTCCTCGAGGCCGGCGACGAAATCCTGCTCAACGAAATGGAGCACCACGCCAACTTCGTCCCCTGGCAGTGGGTCGCCCAGGCCACCGGTGCCGTCCTTCGCTTCATCCCGCTGACCGACGATGGGCAACTCGATCTGGACCGCCTTGACGAAGTCCTCAGCGAGAAGACAAAGATCGTCGCCGTCACCGGCATGTCGAACGTCCTCGGCACGGTTCCGCCCATCACCGAGATCGCACGTCGGGCCAAAGCCGTCGGAGCAAAGATCCTCGTCGACGGGGCCCAGAACGTCCCCCACATGCCGGTCAACGTCGTCGGAGAAGGAATCGACTTCCTCGCCTTCTCGGGACACAAGCTGTACGGACCCAGCGGTGTTGGCGTCCTGTACGGGCGGCGCGAACTGCTCGAAGAGATGGATCCGTTCCTGTGCGGCGGCCACATGATCGACCGCGTCTACAAGGACCACTCGGAGTGGGCCGCCCTCCCGGCGAAGTTTGAAGCCGGCACGCTTCCCATCGCTCAGGCGATCGCTCTGGGGCGGGCCATCGAATTCGTCGAAGATCTCAGCCTCTGCGCAATCCATACGCACGAGCAGAACGTGCTTCGCTACGCGACAGAACGGCTCGGCGAGATCCCCGGCCTGAAGGTCTATGGTCCCTCGCCCGGTCACAAGGGAGCGATCTGCAGCTTCACAGTTGAGAACGCGGCCGCCCAGGACCTCGCCCAGCTACTGGACCTCAAAGGCGTCTGCGTGCGGCACGGCCATCACTGCACGATGCCGCTGCATGACCTGCTCGGCGTGCCGGCCACCGTACGTGCCAGCTTCGGCCTGTACAACACGGCCAACGACGTCGACGTGCTGATCGACGCGCTGCAGTCCGCCCGCAAGCAGTTGCACCTCGCCTGA